The following are encoded in a window of Longimicrobium sp. genomic DNA:
- the pstC gene encoding phosphate ABC transporter permease subunit PstC, with product MQSTSDLPPPGGLIAEAALPARGRFAFAWHRSSASDLVWRGMLVAFGLSIPLLLLGIALLLTHGAMPAISHFGGGFVGSSEWNPVSDRFGGLPFIFGTVGSSLIAVLIAVPLSIGLALFLTELAPRWLAAPIAFATELLAAIPSVVYGLWAVFVLVPFLRDRIETPLSTRLGDHIGLFEGPAYGPSLLAGGVILAIMIVPFISAVSREVIAAVPRSQREAALALGATRWESTWQVVLPAARAGLIGAVMLGLGRAIGETMAVTMVIGNTPQIPHSLFAPAYTMASVLANEFAEASGDVHRSALMLVALLLLGVTLVVNALARLLVWRVNARRAA from the coding sequence ATGCAGTCTACCTCCGACCTTCCCCCGCCCGGCGGCCTGATCGCCGAAGCCGCGCTCCCGGCGCGGGGGCGCTTCGCCTTCGCCTGGCACCGCAGCAGCGCGTCGGACCTGGTGTGGCGCGGGATGCTGGTGGCCTTCGGTCTCAGCATCCCCCTGCTGCTGCTGGGGATCGCGCTGCTGCTGACGCACGGCGCCATGCCCGCCATCTCCCACTTCGGCGGCGGGTTCGTGGGGAGCAGCGAGTGGAACCCGGTGAGCGACCGGTTCGGCGGGCTGCCGTTCATCTTCGGCACCGTCGGCTCGTCGCTGATCGCCGTTCTCATCGCCGTGCCGCTCTCCATCGGCCTGGCGCTCTTCCTCACCGAGCTGGCGCCGCGCTGGCTGGCCGCGCCCATCGCCTTCGCCACCGAGCTGCTGGCGGCCATCCCGTCGGTGGTCTACGGCCTGTGGGCGGTGTTCGTGCTCGTCCCCTTCCTGCGCGACCGAATCGAGACGCCGCTCTCCACGCGGCTCGGCGACCACATCGGCCTGTTCGAGGGGCCGGCGTACGGGCCCAGCCTGCTGGCCGGCGGGGTGATCCTGGCCATCATGATCGTCCCCTTCATCTCCGCGGTCAGCCGCGAGGTGATCGCCGCCGTGCCGCGCTCGCAGCGCGAGGCCGCGCTGGCGCTGGGGGCGACGAGATGGGAGTCGACCTGGCAGGTGGTGCTCCCCGCCGCGCGCGCGGGGCTGATCGGCGCGGTGATGCTGGGGCTTGGCCGCGCCATCGGCGAGACCATGGCGGTGACGATGGTGATCGGCAACACGCCGCAGATCCCCCACTCGCTGTTCGCCCCCGCGTACACCATGGCCAGCGTGCTCGCTAACGAGTTCGCCGAGGCGAGTGGAGATGTCCATCGCTCCGCGCTGATGCTGGTCGCCCTGCTCCTGCTCGGCGTGACGCTGGTGGTGAACGCGCTGGCGCGGCTCCTCGTCTGGCGCGTGAACGCGAGGAGGGCCGCGTGA
- a CDS encoding DUF4209 domain-containing protein: MPVEQPITLSKEDFDRLEWQDVPSTDEDERVLDYANPYYDRANDAFTRGDARSEAAFRLLADLCSFKLELESYENPFRPWLWTDTVRSASPDSISQDHVEVLRELAPLVSDAALRARIADFVWVRGRGYPTAQIAVAAYLELAKPLEDTDPSWPGPIRYLERGLQIALQLSRNSEPYQTVSTFILNLLRARVGTETGFLSKQLLSLAAKHRIGDASELYDIAVMIASRAETQSGWHKAEQYWQVATELARGEQEKRREAFRRLAECYVGRAHEAAKQPHIGNVTAATYLEHAIEALRREGGFSERVDELHVEMMEYQRKIPESLVPVSSSIDITRVVAEAEEAVTDKSLQEALLSFALLADIPKYSNLLEDADESSRRYLFKSFFPSVQLNREGKVIDRQGPLHVSDPEQREAVLRKDMLQTATLHYQVSGRAVIDPARRRIMEEHGLRIEDFFWIVSNNPLVPQGREMLFAEAFYAGFAGDMTKAIPLLVFQLENSIRELLVGAGVIVTAIDNEGIQSERGLNWLLFQPKLKELLGEDIVFALQGLLVEKFGSNIRNDVAHGLISYEEYFSYVALYLWWLSFRLVCIPALNAITRGKVEASNESPEASVEVEETRDTGREES, from the coding sequence ATGCCTGTGGAACAGCCAATTACGCTTTCCAAAGAAGACTTTGACCGACTGGAGTGGCAAGACGTGCCTTCTACTGATGAGGATGAGCGGGTCCTCGATTACGCGAACCCGTACTACGACCGTGCAAATGATGCGTTTACGCGCGGTGATGCGCGTTCGGAAGCTGCCTTTCGGCTACTGGCCGATCTATGTTCGTTTAAACTAGAGTTGGAGAGTTACGAAAATCCATTCCGTCCTTGGCTCTGGACCGATACCGTCCGCTCCGCGTCGCCTGATTCCATCAGCCAAGATCACGTTGAGGTACTGCGTGAACTTGCCCCTCTTGTGAGTGATGCTGCGTTGCGTGCGCGGATCGCCGACTTCGTCTGGGTTCGCGGTCGTGGGTACCCGACCGCTCAGATCGCTGTAGCTGCGTACCTTGAACTCGCCAAACCGTTAGAAGATACAGATCCGAGTTGGCCGGGACCTATTCGCTACCTGGAACGTGGATTACAAATCGCGCTTCAGCTTAGTAGAAATAGTGAACCCTATCAGACCGTCTCGACTTTCATCCTAAACTTGTTAAGAGCGCGCGTTGGTACAGAGACCGGCTTCCTATCAAAGCAGTTGCTTTCCTTGGCAGCCAAACACCGTATTGGTGATGCGTCTGAGCTGTACGACATTGCAGTGATGATTGCTTCGCGAGCCGAAACTCAAAGTGGTTGGCACAAGGCTGAACAGTACTGGCAAGTGGCAACTGAACTCGCTCGGGGAGAACAGGAAAAGCGACGAGAAGCTTTTCGCCGACTCGCGGAGTGCTACGTCGGACGGGCACACGAGGCCGCTAAACAGCCCCACATTGGGAATGTCACTGCAGCAACATACCTGGAGCATGCGATCGAAGCACTTCGTCGCGAGGGTGGTTTCTCCGAGCGAGTGGATGAACTCCATGTTGAGATGATGGAGTATCAACGGAAGATCCCTGAATCGTTGGTGCCGGTATCATCCTCGATCGACATAACAAGAGTAGTCGCTGAGGCTGAAGAAGCTGTGACGGATAAATCGCTTCAGGAAGCTCTTCTCTCGTTTGCCTTGCTTGCAGATATTCCTAAATATTCCAACCTTTTGGAAGATGCTGATGAGAGTTCAAGGCGGTATCTGTTCAAATCGTTTTTCCCATCCGTACAGTTGAACCGCGAAGGGAAAGTGATTGATCGACAGGGCCCACTTCATGTCTCTGATCCCGAGCAACGCGAAGCCGTGCTTCGCAAGGACATGCTCCAAACAGCGACGCTCCATTATCAGGTTTCTGGTCGCGCGGTGATTGACCCAGCCCGGCGACGCATCATGGAAGAGCATGGTCTCCGAATCGAGGATTTCTTCTGGATCGTGTCCAACAACCCGCTGGTTCCCCAAGGGCGAGAAATGTTATTCGCCGAAGCGTTCTACGCTGGATTTGCCGGCGACATGACGAAAGCGATCCCGCTGCTCGTCTTCCAGCTGGAGAATTCCATTCGTGAACTACTTGTTGGCGCTGGCGTGATCGTTACTGCGATTGACAACGAAGGTATCCAGTCGGAGCGTGGCCTGAATTGGCTACTCTTTCAACCCAAGCTCAAGGAGTTGCTGGGAGAGGACATAGTCTTCGCTCTTCAGGGGCTTCTCGTAGAAAAGTTCGGCTCTAATATCCGCAACGACGTTGCGCATGGGTTGATTTCATACGAAGAGTACTTCAGCTACGTTGCCTTATATCTCTGGTGGCTAAGTTTTCGACTAGTCTGTATCCCTGCCTTGAATGCAATTACTCGCGGAAAGGTGGAAGCTTCCAACGAATCCCCAGAAGCTTCAGTGGAGGTGGAGGAGACCAGAGACACAGGTCGGGAGGAAAGCTAA
- a CDS encoding 3-oxoacyl-ACP reductase family protein → MPSSEPGRDPDSRHPEAAYQPLPLEGLHVADPVQQLLEEVVEETEPRSLAYGSNMRGRIAIVTGGATGIGKAIALEFARHGVHVAFNWYQYDQRGEIRDEAQQTAREITHMEVRVHHAECDVRDPRAVDRFVAEAVEQLGGVNILVNNAGIARDRALWRLTDEQWRSVLDTNLTGAFHMIRAVSPIFRKQHDGKVVNVSSVHGIRSEFGLANYSASKAGLLGLTRSAALELGPSNVNVNAVAPGYIRTTRLTSGVPAEILDSARERAVLGRLGDPQDVANVVVFLCSEYARHITGAVIPVDGGHLL, encoded by the coding sequence ATGCCCTCATCCGAGCCCGGACGCGACCCCGACTCCCGACACCCTGAGGCCGCCTATCAGCCCCTCCCGCTCGAGGGGCTGCACGTGGCCGACCCCGTGCAGCAGCTCCTCGAGGAGGTGGTCGAGGAGACGGAGCCGCGCTCGCTGGCCTACGGCAGCAACATGCGCGGCCGCATCGCCATCGTCACGGGCGGGGCCACGGGGATCGGCAAGGCCATCGCGCTGGAGTTCGCGCGGCACGGGGTGCACGTGGCGTTCAACTGGTACCAGTACGACCAGCGCGGCGAGATCCGCGACGAGGCCCAGCAGACGGCGCGCGAGATCACGCACATGGAGGTGCGCGTCCACCACGCCGAGTGCGACGTGCGCGACCCGCGCGCGGTCGACCGCTTCGTGGCCGAGGCGGTGGAGCAGCTGGGCGGCGTCAACATCCTGGTGAACAACGCCGGCATCGCGCGCGACCGGGCGCTCTGGCGGCTGACCGACGAGCAGTGGCGCTCGGTGCTCGACACCAACCTGACCGGCGCCTTCCACATGATCCGCGCGGTCAGCCCCATCTTCCGCAAGCAGCACGACGGCAAGGTGGTCAACGTCAGCAGCGTGCACGGGATCCGCAGCGAGTTCGGGCTGGCCAACTACAGCGCCAGCAAGGCGGGGCTCCTCGGGCTCACGCGGTCGGCGGCGCTGGAGCTGGGCCCCAGCAACGTGAACGTGAACGCGGTGGCGCCGGGATACATCCGCACCACGCGCCTCACCAGCGGCGTGCCGGCCGAGATCCTGGACAGCGCGCGCGAGCGGGCCGTGCTGGGGCGGCTGGGCGATCCGCAGGACGTGGCCAACGTGGTGGTGTTCCTCTGCAGCGAGTACGCGCGCCACATCACCGGCGCCGTGATCCCGGTCGACGGCGGCCACCTGCTCTGA
- a CDS encoding sialidase family protein yields the protein MRTLRLTWLAAILLLLLPACRRHPSGPGGGGNSGAQFQPTEPRLLSTGSPTKDEDPSVVRARDGRMVVAWFSDRGGNADIYVASTRDGTTWSAPARVTTSPDGDFNPSLIQDDQGTFHLVWFRWNALFRGNIWYNSSPDGVTWSPAAEVPVTTGADVDDWVPTLAQAPDGTLVVVFVSDKRDANPANELYLSTRRPGQAAWDPPVALVAVNSAAEHDHLPFAARTGDHVTLVWVRHDTRQILPWLNPKSDLFYSTSSDGRAWSPAARLTSESGDVVNLFPALFESHAGEWSFLWLSTRHGTPRAFEDPVANAAKYPSGVTESTLPPSGYSYKVAATPTAGVYLGVWVQGPEGSQDIYYRFYRR from the coding sequence ATGCGAACGCTGCGCCTGACGTGGTTGGCCGCGATTCTCCTCCTCCTGCTGCCGGCGTGCCGCCGCCATCCCTCCGGCCCCGGCGGCGGCGGCAACAGCGGCGCGCAGTTCCAGCCCACCGAGCCCCGCCTCCTTTCCACCGGCAGCCCCACGAAGGACGAGGACCCGAGCGTCGTCCGCGCGCGCGACGGGCGGATGGTGGTGGCGTGGTTCTCGGACCGCGGCGGCAACGCGGACATCTACGTCGCGAGCACGCGCGACGGCACGACGTGGAGCGCGCCGGCGCGCGTCACCACCAGCCCCGACGGCGACTTCAACCCCAGCCTCATCCAGGACGATCAGGGGACGTTCCACCTGGTCTGGTTCCGCTGGAACGCGCTTTTCCGCGGCAACATCTGGTACAACAGCTCGCCCGACGGCGTGACGTGGAGCCCGGCCGCCGAGGTCCCGGTGACCACCGGGGCCGACGTGGACGACTGGGTGCCGACCCTGGCGCAGGCGCCGGACGGCACGCTCGTGGTCGTTTTCGTCAGCGACAAGCGCGACGCGAACCCGGCGAACGAGCTCTACCTCTCCACGCGGCGGCCGGGGCAGGCCGCCTGGGATCCGCCGGTGGCGCTCGTGGCGGTCAACAGTGCCGCCGAGCACGACCACCTCCCCTTCGCCGCCCGCACCGGCGACCACGTGACGCTGGTGTGGGTGCGGCACGACACGCGGCAGATCCTCCCCTGGCTGAACCCCAAGTCGGACCTCTTCTACTCGACCTCGTCCGACGGGCGCGCGTGGTCGCCCGCCGCGCGGCTGACGAGCGAGAGCGGCGACGTCGTCAACCTGTTCCCCGCGCTGTTCGAGAGCCACGCGGGCGAGTGGTCGTTCCTCTGGCTCTCGACGCGGCACGGAACGCCCCGCGCGTTCGAGGACCCGGTCGCGAACGCCGCCAAGTACCCGTCGGGGGTGACGGAAAGCACGCTCCCGCCCTCGGGGTATTCGTACAAGGTGGCGGCGACGCCCACGGCCGGCGTCTACCTGGGCGTGTGGGTCCAGGGGCCGGAAGGGTCGCAGGACATCTACTACCGCTTCTACAGGAGATAG
- the phoU gene encoding phosphate signaling complex protein PhoU: MSPMPGVRHFHEELARLKTRLLDMSALAEDLVGAAVDALQERDEEKALEVVARDSELDALETEMDDLCIQLLATQQPMARDLRLITMAMKISNDLERVGDHAVNIAEGVPHLVNAPTFTDLPEIEEMARMAREMLSDALDCFVRADAPGALEVIQRDDRVDQMQDSLYRILLTHMMEDPRRIGPSLSLFLVSRNLERIADLATNIAEDVVFLVEGRNIKHGPRIELN, from the coding sequence ATGAGCCCCATGCCCGGCGTCCGCCACTTCCACGAGGAGCTGGCGCGGCTGAAGACGCGGCTGCTGGACATGAGCGCGCTGGCCGAGGACCTGGTGGGCGCCGCCGTCGACGCGCTGCAGGAGCGCGACGAGGAGAAGGCGCTGGAGGTGGTGGCCCGCGACAGCGAGCTGGACGCGCTGGAGACGGAGATGGACGACCTCTGCATCCAGCTCCTGGCCACGCAGCAGCCCATGGCGCGCGACCTCCGGCTGATCACCATGGCGATGAAGATCAGCAACGACCTGGAGCGCGTGGGCGACCACGCGGTCAACATCGCCGAGGGGGTGCCGCACCTGGTGAACGCGCCGACGTTCACCGACCTCCCGGAGATCGAGGAGATGGCGCGGATGGCCAGGGAGATGCTCTCCGACGCGCTCGACTGCTTCGTGCGTGCCGACGCCCCCGGCGCGCTCGAGGTCATCCAGCGCGACGACCGCGTGGACCAGATGCAGGACTCGCTCTACCGCATCCTGCTGACGCACATGATGGAGGACCCGCGGCGCATCGGCCCGTCGCTCAGCCTGTTCCTCGTCTCGCGCAACCTGGAGCGCATCGCCGACCTCGCCACGAACATCGCCGAGGACGTCGTCTTCCTGGTCGAAGGCCGCAACATCAAGCACGGCCCCCGCATCGAGCTGAACTGA
- a CDS encoding isocitrate/isopropylmalate family dehydrogenase, with amino-acid sequence MAQTVTLIPGDGIGPEITESVVRILEAAGAELQWDEQIAGETALKQAGDPLPKATIDSIKKHCVALKGPLTTPSGTGFRSINVALRQEFELYANVRPARTLVAGGRYEDIDLVLIRENTEGLYSGVEHYIGIGSDPRAAAESVMLVTRFGVNRILRYAFEYAVRMGRKKVTLAHKANILKYTQGLFLDMGREIAKEYEGKVEFEDRIIDATAMLLVMDPYRFDVIVCENMFGDILSDQIAGLVGGLGLAPGANIGEDAAIFEAVHGSAPDIAGQGKANPAALLMAALMMLDHLGQREPAQRIRTALEAAIREKDSLTPDLKGSGTTQTFTDAVVRRLG; translated from the coding sequence ATGGCGCAGACAGTCACCCTCATCCCCGGTGACGGGATCGGCCCCGAGATCACCGAGTCGGTGGTGCGCATCCTCGAGGCCGCGGGCGCGGAGCTCCAGTGGGACGAGCAGATCGCCGGCGAGACCGCGCTCAAGCAGGCCGGCGACCCGCTTCCCAAGGCCACCATCGACTCCATCAAGAAGCACTGCGTCGCCCTGAAAGGCCCGCTGACCACGCCCAGCGGCACCGGCTTCCGCTCCATCAACGTGGCGCTGCGCCAGGAGTTCGAGCTGTACGCCAACGTCCGCCCCGCGCGCACGCTGGTGGCCGGCGGGCGCTACGAGGACATCGACCTGGTGCTGATCCGCGAGAACACCGAGGGGCTGTACAGCGGCGTGGAGCACTACATCGGCATCGGCAGCGACCCGCGCGCCGCCGCCGAGAGCGTGATGCTGGTCACCCGCTTCGGCGTCAACCGCATCCTGCGCTACGCCTTCGAATACGCGGTGCGGATGGGGCGGAAGAAGGTGACGCTCGCGCACAAGGCCAACATCCTCAAGTACACGCAGGGCCTCTTCCTGGACATGGGCCGGGAGATCGCGAAGGAGTACGAGGGGAAGGTGGAGTTCGAGGACCGCATCATCGACGCGACGGCGATGCTGCTGGTGATGGACCCCTACCGCTTCGACGTGATCGTCTGCGAGAACATGTTCGGCGACATCCTCTCCGACCAGATCGCGGGACTCGTCGGCGGGCTGGGCCTGGCGCCCGGCGCCAACATCGGCGAGGACGCGGCCATCTTCGAGGCGGTGCACGGCTCCGCGCCCGACATCGCGGGGCAGGGGAAGGCCAATCCGGCTGCGCTGCTGATGGCGGCGCTGATGATGCTGGACCACCTGGGGCAGCGCGAGCCGGCGCAGCGCATCCGCACCGCGCTCGAGGCCGCCATCCGCGAAAAGGACAGCCTGACGCCGGACCTGAAGGGGAGCGGCACCACGCAGACCTTCACCGACGCGGTCGTGCGGCGGCTGGGGTGA
- the pstA gene encoding phosphate ABC transporter permease PstA, translated as MSTLTFRDRRRRTTNAVMLALTGVAAVLTVVPLVLIFGYLIREGASSLDLDFFTHTPRPTGEVGGGMANAIVGTLTMVGQAAVIGLPVAVLAGVYLAEARASRLATMVRFTADVLNGVPSIAVGIFVYLLIVVPTGGFSALAGSVALATMLVPMVTRTTEEMVRLVPRELTEGGLALGLPRWRTMLGIVLPAARGGILTGALVGVARIAGETAPLLFTALGNQFWQLDPRHPTAALPLQIFSYAISPYEDWHRQAWAGALVLILLVLGLSLGARFVLGRAQKTA; from the coding sequence GTGAGCACCCTCACCTTCCGCGACCGGCGGCGGCGCACGACCAACGCGGTGATGCTCGCGCTCACCGGCGTGGCGGCCGTGCTGACGGTCGTCCCCCTCGTGCTGATCTTCGGCTACCTGATCCGCGAGGGCGCGTCGTCGCTCGACCTCGACTTCTTCACCCACACGCCGCGGCCCACCGGCGAGGTGGGCGGGGGGATGGCGAACGCGATCGTCGGCACCCTGACGATGGTCGGCCAAGCCGCGGTGATCGGCCTTCCCGTGGCCGTGCTCGCGGGCGTCTACCTGGCCGAGGCGCGCGCGAGCCGCCTGGCGACCATGGTCCGCTTCACCGCCGACGTGCTGAACGGCGTGCCCTCCATCGCCGTCGGCATCTTCGTCTACCTGCTGATCGTGGTGCCGACGGGGGGATTCAGCGCGCTCGCGGGCTCCGTGGCCCTGGCCACCATGCTGGTGCCGATGGTGACGCGGACCACGGAGGAGATGGTGCGCCTGGTCCCCCGCGAGCTCACCGAGGGCGGGCTGGCGCTCGGCCTCCCCCGCTGGCGCACCATGCTGGGGATCGTCCTCCCTGCCGCGCGCGGGGGGATCCTGACCGGCGCGCTGGTGGGCGTGGCCCGCATCGCGGGCGAGACGGCGCCGCTGCTGTTCACCGCGCTGGGGAACCAGTTCTGGCAGCTCGACCCGCGCCACCCCACGGCCGCGCTCCCGCTGCAGATCTTCAGCTATGCCATCAGCCCCTACGAAGACTGGCACCGGCAGGCCTGGGCCGGCGCGCTGGTGCTGATCCTCCTGGTGCTGGGCCTGAGCCTGGGCGCGCGGTTCGTGCTGGGGCGCGCGCAAAAGACCGCATGA
- a CDS encoding murein L,D-transpeptidase catalytic domain family protein: MRAPTLLAFVAAAMVFGGGRTAAAATPAPSVRATPPHAHADTAPRRNRSSTRGRSEHPRAEAVLRTSRAVISAARPEMGPQALRVQRALARLGSRIETSDRDALRMAFRAYYAYRAAHPENVRKPYLYFVDYGLDAETPRGYVFDMRELKIVEGPFRVAHGRGSRARGGVPRIFSNRRGSEATSLGLFLAQETYRFSGRSGGRRYTSTGLRLRGLSGRFNARARERGVVVHGAPYVNGDRAGRSEGCPAVSPTRARTLIPRIKNGGLVFLYSPHATTWKREDPWANRGRG; encoded by the coding sequence ATGCGAGCTCCCACACTGCTTGCGTTCGTCGCCGCGGCCATGGTGTTCGGCGGGGGCCGGACCGCGGCCGCCGCCACGCCCGCGCCGTCCGTCCGCGCCACGCCGCCGCACGCCCACGCCGACACCGCGCCACGACGAAACCGCTCGTCCACCCGCGGCCGATCCGAGCATCCGCGCGCCGAGGCGGTGCTGCGCACGTCGCGCGCGGTGATCTCGGCGGCGCGGCCGGAGATGGGGCCGCAGGCGCTGCGCGTGCAGCGGGCGCTGGCGCGATTGGGAAGCCGCATCGAAACCAGCGACCGCGACGCACTGCGGATGGCGTTCCGCGCGTACTACGCGTACAGGGCCGCGCACCCCGAGAACGTGCGCAAGCCGTACCTGTACTTCGTGGACTACGGCCTCGACGCCGAGACGCCGCGCGGCTACGTGTTCGACATGCGCGAGCTGAAGATCGTGGAGGGGCCGTTCCGCGTGGCGCACGGGCGTGGGAGCCGGGCGCGCGGCGGGGTGCCGCGGATCTTCAGCAACCGCCGGGGGAGCGAGGCCACGTCGCTGGGGCTGTTCCTGGCCCAGGAGACGTACCGCTTCAGCGGCCGCAGCGGCGGGCGCCGCTACACTTCCACGGGGCTGCGGCTGCGCGGGCTGTCGGGCCGCTTCAACGCGCGGGCCCGGGAGCGCGGCGTGGTGGTGCACGGCGCACCGTACGTGAACGGCGACCGCGCGGGCCGCAGCGAGGGGTGCCCCGCCGTGTCGCCTACCCGTGCGCGCACGCTGATCCCGCGCATCAAGAACGGCGGACTGGTCTTCCTCTACTCGCCGCACGCCACCACGTGGAAGCGCGAGGACCCGTGGGCGAACCGGGGACGGGGATGA
- the pstB gene encoding phosphate ABC transporter ATP-binding protein PstB, producing the protein MKTMDASPAHSRPLAAAPESGHAPRPVVAHAAAAEAAETPAGPAAPAVEARDFSFWYGAAQALHNIDLEIPARRVTALIGPSGCGKSTFLRSINRMNDLIPGVRHAGDIRLGGRSVYDRGEDVVHLRKRVGMVFQKSNPFPKSIYDNVAYGVRVNGLARRRRDLDDIVESSLRRAALWDEVRDRLQKSALGLSGGQQQRLCIARALAVRPEVLLMDEPASALDPVATQKIEELIYELKDEYTIVIVTHNMQQAARVSDITAFFYLGRLIEVGKTEQIFTNPREERTEAYVTGRFG; encoded by the coding sequence ATGAAGACCATGGATGCTTCGCCCGCGCACTCGAGGCCGCTGGCCGCCGCGCCGGAATCCGGGCACGCACCGCGACCCGTGGTGGCGCACGCCGCGGCGGCGGAGGCGGCGGAGACGCCGGCCGGACCCGCCGCGCCGGCGGTGGAGGCGCGCGACTTCTCCTTCTGGTACGGCGCCGCGCAGGCGCTGCACAACATCGACCTGGAGATCCCCGCGCGCAGGGTGACGGCGCTGATCGGGCCGTCGGGGTGCGGCAAGAGCACCTTCCTGCGCTCCATCAACCGCATGAACGACCTGATCCCCGGCGTGCGCCACGCGGGCGACATCCGCCTGGGCGGCCGCAGCGTGTACGACCGCGGCGAGGACGTCGTCCATCTCCGCAAGCGCGTGGGGATGGTGTTCCAGAAGTCCAACCCGTTCCCCAAGTCGATCTACGACAACGTCGCGTACGGCGTGCGGGTGAACGGGCTGGCGCGCCGGCGCCGCGATCTCGACGACATCGTGGAGAGCTCGCTCCGCCGTGCCGCGCTCTGGGACGAGGTGCGCGACCGGCTGCAGAAGAGCGCGCTTGGGCTCTCGGGCGGGCAGCAGCAGCGGCTCTGCATCGCCCGGGCGCTGGCGGTGCGCCCCGAGGTGCTGCTGATGGACGAGCCGGCCTCCGCCCTCGACCCCGTCGCCACGCAGAAGATCGAGGAGCTGATCTACGAGCTGAAGGACGAGTACACGATCGTCATCGTGACCCACAACATGCAGCAGGCGGCGCGCGTCTCCGACATCACCGCCTTCTTCTACCTTGGCCGGCTCATCGAGGTGGGGAAGACGGAGCAGATCTTCACCAACCCGCGCGAGGAGCGCACAGAGGCCTACGTCACCGGGAGGTTCGGATGA